In Phyllopteryx taeniolatus isolate TA_2022b chromosome 1, UOR_Ptae_1.2, whole genome shotgun sequence, the following proteins share a genomic window:
- the LOC133489198 gene encoding E3 ubiquitin-protein ligase Midline-1-like isoform X2: MDTLESELTCPICLELFADPLLLPCAHSLCFGCAHRILVSHCATNESVQSISAFQCPTCRYVISLSPERGLKGLKRNVTLQNIIDRVQQASSSAGFPLPLPLPAPQSGPNSPGEEEHERLALVPVSAAMSSPGTPSEPVQCQFCEQDPPQEAIKTCVTCEVSYCEECLRATHPNKKPFTGHRLIEPMPGSHLRGLQCLEHEEEKVNMYCVTDDQLICSLCKLVGRHRDHQVAALSDRVDKLRVNATRQEGKLLDECDTLIDIIQQRRQIIGNKIKEGKSQRLRKLAQQISNCQQCIEGSSVLITQADQTLKESDHACFLQTAKSINERVSMATASTQVLIPEIHLTDTFDNFALDFSREKKLLENLDYLTAPSAPSIREELCTASYDTISVHWTSDDEFTVVSYELQYAIFTGQSNITSLCNSLESWMIVPNIKQNHYTVHGLQSGTKYIFVVKAINQAGSRSSEPGTLKTNSQPFKLDPKSAHKKLKISHDNLTVERDESTSKKGHSQDRFTSQSSYGVVGNVYIDSGRHYWEAMIGGSTWYAVGIAYKSAPKHEWIGKNSSSWVLCRCNNSWVVRHNSKELAIEPSPHLRRIGILLDYDAGYLTFYDAVGSQHLHTFHVSFAQPVCPVFNVWNKCLTILSGLPIPDHLEGLEPQE; encoded by the exons ATGGACACTCTGGAGTCAGAGTTGACCTGCCCAATCTGCTTGGAGCTCTTTGCGGACCCACTGCTGCTCCCCTGTGCCCACAGCCTATGTTTCGGCTGTGCTCACCGCATCCTCGTCTCGCACTGTGCCACCAACGAATCGGTTCAAAGTATCTCCGCCTTCCAGTGTCCCACGTGCAGATATGTCATTTCCCTGAGCCCTGAGCGTGGACTAAAAGGACTCAAGAGAAACGTGACCTTGCAGAACATAATCGACAGGGTTCAGCAGGCCTCATCTTCAGCTGGATTTCCACTGCCGCTgcccctgcctgccccccaaaGCGGGCCTAACTCTCCAGGTGAGGAAGAGCACGAGCGGTTGGCCCTGGTCCCCGTCAGCGCTGCCATGTCCAGCCCAGGCACCCCTTCAGAACCGGTCCAGTGCCAGTTCTGCGAGCAGGATCCGCCACAGGAGGCGATCAAGACGTGTGTGACGTGTGAAGTGTCGTACTGTGAGGAGTGCCTCAGGGCAACTCACCCCAACAAGAAGCCATTTACTGGACATCGGCTCATTGAGCCAATGCCAGGCTCCCACCTGCGTGGGCTCCAGTGCTTGGAGCACGAGGAGGAGAAGGTCAACATGTACTGTGTAACTGACGACCAGCTCATCTGCTCCCTCTGCAAGCTGGTAGGAAGGCACAGAGACCACCAGGTGGCAGCACTGAGTGATCGCGTTGACAAACTCCGG GTGAATGCAACCCGCCAGGAGGGCAAGCTCTTGGATGAGTGCGACACTCTGATCGACATCATCCAGCAGAGGAGACAGATAATTGGCAACAAGATTAAGGAGGGGAAG TCGCAAAGGCTACGCAAGCTGGCCCAGCAGATCTCCAACTGCCAGCAGTGTATCGAGGGGTCCTCTGTTCTAATCACACAAGCCGACCAGACACTGAAAGAGAGCGACCATGCCTGCTTTCTGCAGACCGCGAAGAGCATCAATGAGAG GGTTTCCATGGCAACTGCATCAACCCAAGTGCTTATTCCTGAGATACACCTGACAGACACGTTTGACAACTTTGCCCTGGACTTCTCCAGAGAGAAGAAATTGCTGGAAAATCTCGATTACCTCACTG CTCCTTCTGCTCCGAGCATTAGGGAAGAGCTCTGCACGGCATCCTACGACACTATCTCAGTCCACTGGACATCGGATGACGAGTTCACTGTAGTGTCGTACGAGCTCCAATATGCCATCTTCACTGGACAGTCCAACATTACCA GTCTGTGCAATTCATTAGAGAGCTGGATGATTGTGCCCAACATCAAACAGAACCACTACACTGTGCACGGCCTGCAGAGTGGCACCAAGTATATCTTTGTTGTGAAGGCGATTAACCAAGCGGGGAGTCGAAGCAGTGAACCGGGTACTCTGAAGACGAACA GCCAGCCCTTCAAGCTGGACCCCAAATCTGCTCACAAAAAGCTGAAAATCTCACACGACAACTTGACGGTGGAACGCGATGAGAGCACATCTAAAAAAGGCCACAGCCAAGATCGGTTCACCAGCCAGAGCAGCTACGGTGTGGTGGGGAATGTTTACATTGACAGCGGGCGGCACTACTGGGAGGCCATGATTGGGGGGAGCACATG GTATGCCGTGGGTATAGCATACAAGTCAGCGCCTAAGCATGAATGGATCGGCAAGAACTCATCCTCATGGGTGCTCTGCCGCTGCAACAACTCCTGGGTGGTCCGCCACAACAGCAAGGAGCTGGCCATTGAGCCTTCGCCCCATCTGCGCAGAATTGGCATCCTCTTGGACTACGACGCTGGCTACCTGACCTTCTACGACGCTGTGGGCTCACAGCACCTGCACACCTTCCACGTCTCCTTCGCCCAACCCGTGTGCCCCGTGTTCAACGTGTGGAACAAGTGTCTGACAATCCTCTCGGGCCTCCCCATTCCTGACCACCTGGAGGGACTCGAGCCTCAAGAATAA
- the LOC133489198 gene encoding E3 ubiquitin-protein ligase Midline-1-like isoform X1 — protein sequence MDTLESELTCPICLELFADPLLLPCAHSLCFGCAHRILVSHCATNESVQSISAFQCPTCRYVISLSPERGLKGLKRNVTLQNIIDRVQQASSSAGFPLPLPLPAPQSGPNSPGEEEHERLALVPVSAAMSSPGTPSEPVQCQFCEQDPPQEAIKTCVTCEVSYCEECLRATHPNKKPFTGHRLIEPMPGSHLRGLQCLEHEEEKVNMYCVTDDQLICSLCKLVGRHRDHQVAALSDRVDKLRQALDSNLSNLIKRNNELESLMGKLIQTCQHVEVNATRQEGKLLDECDTLIDIIQQRRQIIGNKIKEGKSQRLRKLAQQISNCQQCIEGSSVLITQADQTLKESDHACFLQTAKSINERVSMATASTQVLIPEIHLTDTFDNFALDFSREKKLLENLDYLTAPSAPSIREELCTASYDTISVHWTSDDEFTVVSYELQYAIFTGQSNITSLCNSLESWMIVPNIKQNHYTVHGLQSGTKYIFVVKAINQAGSRSSEPGTLKTNSQPFKLDPKSAHKKLKISHDNLTVERDESTSKKGHSQDRFTSQSSYGVVGNVYIDSGRHYWEAMIGGSTWYAVGIAYKSAPKHEWIGKNSSSWVLCRCNNSWVVRHNSKELAIEPSPHLRRIGILLDYDAGYLTFYDAVGSQHLHTFHVSFAQPVCPVFNVWNKCLTILSGLPIPDHLEGLEPQE from the exons ATGGACACTCTGGAGTCAGAGTTGACCTGCCCAATCTGCTTGGAGCTCTTTGCGGACCCACTGCTGCTCCCCTGTGCCCACAGCCTATGTTTCGGCTGTGCTCACCGCATCCTCGTCTCGCACTGTGCCACCAACGAATCGGTTCAAAGTATCTCCGCCTTCCAGTGTCCCACGTGCAGATATGTCATTTCCCTGAGCCCTGAGCGTGGACTAAAAGGACTCAAGAGAAACGTGACCTTGCAGAACATAATCGACAGGGTTCAGCAGGCCTCATCTTCAGCTGGATTTCCACTGCCGCTgcccctgcctgccccccaaaGCGGGCCTAACTCTCCAGGTGAGGAAGAGCACGAGCGGTTGGCCCTGGTCCCCGTCAGCGCTGCCATGTCCAGCCCAGGCACCCCTTCAGAACCGGTCCAGTGCCAGTTCTGCGAGCAGGATCCGCCACAGGAGGCGATCAAGACGTGTGTGACGTGTGAAGTGTCGTACTGTGAGGAGTGCCTCAGGGCAACTCACCCCAACAAGAAGCCATTTACTGGACATCGGCTCATTGAGCCAATGCCAGGCTCCCACCTGCGTGGGCTCCAGTGCTTGGAGCACGAGGAGGAGAAGGTCAACATGTACTGTGTAACTGACGACCAGCTCATCTGCTCCCTCTGCAAGCTGGTAGGAAGGCACAGAGACCACCAGGTGGCAGCACTGAGTGATCGCGTTGACAAACTCCGG CAAGCCTTGGATTCAAACCTGAGTAATCTGATCAAGAGGAACAACGAGCTGGAGTCGCTAATGGGGAAACTGATTCAGACTTGTCAACATGTGGAG GTGAATGCAACCCGCCAGGAGGGCAAGCTCTTGGATGAGTGCGACACTCTGATCGACATCATCCAGCAGAGGAGACAGATAATTGGCAACAAGATTAAGGAGGGGAAG TCGCAAAGGCTACGCAAGCTGGCCCAGCAGATCTCCAACTGCCAGCAGTGTATCGAGGGGTCCTCTGTTCTAATCACACAAGCCGACCAGACACTGAAAGAGAGCGACCATGCCTGCTTTCTGCAGACCGCGAAGAGCATCAATGAGAG GGTTTCCATGGCAACTGCATCAACCCAAGTGCTTATTCCTGAGATACACCTGACAGACACGTTTGACAACTTTGCCCTGGACTTCTCCAGAGAGAAGAAATTGCTGGAAAATCTCGATTACCTCACTG CTCCTTCTGCTCCGAGCATTAGGGAAGAGCTCTGCACGGCATCCTACGACACTATCTCAGTCCACTGGACATCGGATGACGAGTTCACTGTAGTGTCGTACGAGCTCCAATATGCCATCTTCACTGGACAGTCCAACATTACCA GTCTGTGCAATTCATTAGAGAGCTGGATGATTGTGCCCAACATCAAACAGAACCACTACACTGTGCACGGCCTGCAGAGTGGCACCAAGTATATCTTTGTTGTGAAGGCGATTAACCAAGCGGGGAGTCGAAGCAGTGAACCGGGTACTCTGAAGACGAACA GCCAGCCCTTCAAGCTGGACCCCAAATCTGCTCACAAAAAGCTGAAAATCTCACACGACAACTTGACGGTGGAACGCGATGAGAGCACATCTAAAAAAGGCCACAGCCAAGATCGGTTCACCAGCCAGAGCAGCTACGGTGTGGTGGGGAATGTTTACATTGACAGCGGGCGGCACTACTGGGAGGCCATGATTGGGGGGAGCACATG GTATGCCGTGGGTATAGCATACAAGTCAGCGCCTAAGCATGAATGGATCGGCAAGAACTCATCCTCATGGGTGCTCTGCCGCTGCAACAACTCCTGGGTGGTCCGCCACAACAGCAAGGAGCTGGCCATTGAGCCTTCGCCCCATCTGCGCAGAATTGGCATCCTCTTGGACTACGACGCTGGCTACCTGACCTTCTACGACGCTGTGGGCTCACAGCACCTGCACACCTTCCACGTCTCCTTCGCCCAACCCGTGTGCCCCGTGTTCAACGTGTGGAACAAGTGTCTGACAATCCTCTCGGGCCTCCCCATTCCTGACCACCTGGAGGGACTCGAGCCTCAAGAATAA
- the LOC133489198 gene encoding E3 ubiquitin-protein ligase Midline-1-like isoform X3, which yields MDTLESELTCPICLELFADPLLLPCAHSLCFGCAHRILVSHCATNESVQSISAFQCPTCRYVISLSPERGLKGLKRNVTLQNIIDRVQQASSSAGFPLPLPLPAPQSGPNSPGEEEHERLALVPVSAAMSSPGTPSEPVQCQFCEQDPPQEAIKTCVTCEVSYCEECLRATHPNKKPFTGHRLIEPMPGSHLRGLQCLEHEEEKVNMYCVTDDQLICSLCKLVGRHRDHQVAALSDRVDKLRQALDSNLSNLIKRNNELESLMGKLIQTCQHVEVNATRQEGKLLDECDTLIDIIQQRRQIIGNKIKEGKSQRLRKLAQQISNCQQCIEGSSVLITQADQTLKESDHACFLQTAKSINERVSMATASTQVLIPEIHLTDTFDNFALDFSREKKLLENLDYLTAPSAPSIREELCTASYDTISVHWTSDDEFTVVSYELQYAIFTGQSNITSLCNSLESWMIVPNIKQNHYTVHGLQSGTKYIFVVKAINQAGSRSSEPGTLKTNSQPFKLDPKSAHKKLKISHDNLTVERDESTSKKGHSQDRFTSQSSYGVVGNVYIDSGRHYWEAMIGGSTW from the exons ATGGACACTCTGGAGTCAGAGTTGACCTGCCCAATCTGCTTGGAGCTCTTTGCGGACCCACTGCTGCTCCCCTGTGCCCACAGCCTATGTTTCGGCTGTGCTCACCGCATCCTCGTCTCGCACTGTGCCACCAACGAATCGGTTCAAAGTATCTCCGCCTTCCAGTGTCCCACGTGCAGATATGTCATTTCCCTGAGCCCTGAGCGTGGACTAAAAGGACTCAAGAGAAACGTGACCTTGCAGAACATAATCGACAGGGTTCAGCAGGCCTCATCTTCAGCTGGATTTCCACTGCCGCTgcccctgcctgccccccaaaGCGGGCCTAACTCTCCAGGTGAGGAAGAGCACGAGCGGTTGGCCCTGGTCCCCGTCAGCGCTGCCATGTCCAGCCCAGGCACCCCTTCAGAACCGGTCCAGTGCCAGTTCTGCGAGCAGGATCCGCCACAGGAGGCGATCAAGACGTGTGTGACGTGTGAAGTGTCGTACTGTGAGGAGTGCCTCAGGGCAACTCACCCCAACAAGAAGCCATTTACTGGACATCGGCTCATTGAGCCAATGCCAGGCTCCCACCTGCGTGGGCTCCAGTGCTTGGAGCACGAGGAGGAGAAGGTCAACATGTACTGTGTAACTGACGACCAGCTCATCTGCTCCCTCTGCAAGCTGGTAGGAAGGCACAGAGACCACCAGGTGGCAGCACTGAGTGATCGCGTTGACAAACTCCGG CAAGCCTTGGATTCAAACCTGAGTAATCTGATCAAGAGGAACAACGAGCTGGAGTCGCTAATGGGGAAACTGATTCAGACTTGTCAACATGTGGAG GTGAATGCAACCCGCCAGGAGGGCAAGCTCTTGGATGAGTGCGACACTCTGATCGACATCATCCAGCAGAGGAGACAGATAATTGGCAACAAGATTAAGGAGGGGAAG TCGCAAAGGCTACGCAAGCTGGCCCAGCAGATCTCCAACTGCCAGCAGTGTATCGAGGGGTCCTCTGTTCTAATCACACAAGCCGACCAGACACTGAAAGAGAGCGACCATGCCTGCTTTCTGCAGACCGCGAAGAGCATCAATGAGAG GGTTTCCATGGCAACTGCATCAACCCAAGTGCTTATTCCTGAGATACACCTGACAGACACGTTTGACAACTTTGCCCTGGACTTCTCCAGAGAGAAGAAATTGCTGGAAAATCTCGATTACCTCACTG CTCCTTCTGCTCCGAGCATTAGGGAAGAGCTCTGCACGGCATCCTACGACACTATCTCAGTCCACTGGACATCGGATGACGAGTTCACTGTAGTGTCGTACGAGCTCCAATATGCCATCTTCACTGGACAGTCCAACATTACCA GTCTGTGCAATTCATTAGAGAGCTGGATGATTGTGCCCAACATCAAACAGAACCACTACACTGTGCACGGCCTGCAGAGTGGCACCAAGTATATCTTTGTTGTGAAGGCGATTAACCAAGCGGGGAGTCGAAGCAGTGAACCGGGTACTCTGAAGACGAACA GCCAGCCCTTCAAGCTGGACCCCAAATCTGCTCACAAAAAGCTGAAAATCTCACACGACAACTTGACGGTGGAACGCGATGAGAGCACATCTAAAAAAGGCCACAGCCAAGATCGGTTCACCAGCCAGAGCAGCTACGGTGTGGTGGGGAATGTTTACATTGACAGCGGGCGGCACTACTGGGAGGCCATGATTGGGGGGAGCACATGgtga